The following are from one region of the Endozoicomonas sp. 4G genome:
- a CDS encoding acyloxyacyl hydrolase produces MKLNDTAFLSALSLVPSLVPSLVLSAFATSVFAQPESIHLSYGPDLSSKIDVKDTRLALRWHLTEKGVLENSQWSDRFLLDTSVSYWDNRLDASPSHSAGGGDDIYGFFITPVWQFKSPSQRYYLDVGLGAGWISDTQIRYKGSLPLEKSTQFQFETMVGAGVLLGSERNFDLGAKLLHYSNAYIKRPNMDLNVLQFSLAYRF; encoded by the coding sequence ATGAAACTTAACGACACAGCCTTTCTGTCTGCATTGTCTTTGGTGCCATCTTTAGTGCCATCTTTGGTGCTATCTGCCTTTGCAACCTCGGTCTTTGCACAACCTGAAAGCATTCATCTGAGCTATGGACCGGATCTTTCCAGTAAAATAGACGTCAAGGACACTCGTTTAGCCCTGAGATGGCATTTAACTGAAAAAGGCGTTCTGGAAAATTCGCAGTGGAGCGATCGCTTCCTGCTCGATACCTCGGTTTCTTACTGGGATAATCGACTCGATGCCAGTCCGTCTCACAGTGCCGGGGGTGGCGATGATATCTATGGCTTTTTCATAACCCCGGTATGGCAGTTCAAAAGCCCCAGCCAGCGGTATTACCTTGATGTCGGCCTGGGCGCTGGCTGGATCAGTGATACTCAGATTCGTTACAAAGGCAGTCTGCCGTTAGAAAAAAGCACACAATTTCAATTTGAAACCATGGTGGGTGCCGGTGTTCTCCTGGGTTCTGAAAGGAATTTTGACCTGGGCGCCAAACTGCTCCACTACTCCAACGCTTATATCAAACGGCCTAACATGGATTTGAATGTGCTCCAGTTCTCTCTTGCCTATCGTTTTTAA